AGGATGTCTTCCACCTATAAATGGTCCAATAAAGCCGAATCTTTTAAACTTTCTAACTAGTTCTTTCCAATTAACAGGGAGTAATCTTTTACTCATTCATTGTTATACCTTTAATGGTCTTAAACTATAATTTTTAATTTTTGGAATTGGTAGTTTTCTTTGTAGTCTAATTATTATCCAACCTTCAAGTACACTCTTTAAATTTCTTCTGCATTCTTCCAAAGTTTTTCCATTTGCCCATACGCCTCTACAAATAGGAATTTCAGCATAAAATTTTTCTTTTTCACCGAGAAGAATTTTATACTTTGCTGTTTCTAAAGCTGCATTAATATAATCAATAATCATAACTAAATATTATATCCAATTTAGCAGTAAGTAGTATTAAGCAACTTGGGATGAACTTTCTAGCTTAAGTTTATAATCACTAATTCCACTTAATTAAGATTTTTCCTTACTTCTTTCTTCAACAATTGGGAATTGATTACCATCACCCAAATACTCTTTTACTGCTTGTCCTGCTACTTTTAATCCCACTTATTTTTTTCTTCCTCAGGAACTACAACAGTTGGTACATCTGCTTCAATAACCTTTGTTTGAGGAGCTTCTGCTGGTTCAACTTTTGGAAGCCCGAGACCTGTAGCTAGATATACTTTACCTAATGCTTCTTCCGCTGCTTCAAGCAATATTTTTCGTGTGAGTACTTCTTCCTTGTACCTGGATTCGGAAAGTTGCTCGATATCTACTGCACTTTGAATATTATCCATCTTATCCCAGAATGGATGCCGCATTAATTCAAGGTGCATGCCCTTAAGCAGTTTTCCTTCCCTATCAACTTGTTTTTCTGGATGATCTGGTTCGTAATAATGCAAAAGAAGTGCTCTTATTGCACAGTCAGTTTTTACGTTTAATTCAGTTTGAGCTTTTGCTTTTGCTATCGGTAGTTCTTGAACCTTTGGTGTAGCTATCTCTAAAGCTATACTCCATAAGTCTAGAACAGCCTGGTTAATTGCATCAGGAATACTTTTAAATTTTCTAGGTTCTGGCCTACTTAATACTTCCACTAATTGCCGGCCGCCACCTAAGTATTGATCTAGTTTTTCTTTTGCAACTTCTAGACTTACTTGTATATTACCCATCTCTTCTTTATTACCATCTGTATAAAGTTTAAGAATTTCAGCTTTAAGAGTGTTGTCTAAATATGGATTTTTTATTAATTCAATAAGTGTAAGAATAGTAGGATCAACCTTATCACCTAAGTGTTCTTGTATCCGTGCTCTAATTGCAGCATCAGTATGAACGTTTGGAGCTGTAAATGCTCCAGCCATTTGTAATCCAGCTTCTGTTGCTTTCTTTTCTGTTAATTTTCTAGCGTATGGATAGATGTCCATAACTGCTCTATCAATAGAGACAAGCGTATTTTCTATTCTAATTGTCATGATAAACTCCTTTTTTTATTTTTAAAAGCAAATTATTTTTATAATCTCACCATTAGAAAAATTGCAAATGTATTGCTTAAGCTCTGTAAACTTATCTAGAGATTAAATTTTTTTAAGGCTGAGTGGATTATATAAATACACTCATCTGTGAATTAAAGTTTTAAGAACTCTTCAATAGTTAATCTAATAATCTACTCTCTACAGTTTTCCAGCAGATGTTTTGCCAGAAAGCATCAATATATTTTCCTCTTTCTGTTGCTTTGTAATCTCCAATATATGCATGTTCCCAGACATCCATTGCAAGAATTGGTTTATAACCTGCTGGATTTCCAATTTCATGATCACTTACAAAATGATTTGAAAGTTTTTTAGTTAGAGGATCTTGGTAAAGAATTGCCCAGCCAATGCCTCTCATTTTTCCTACATTTTTAAAATCATTTTCAAAAGTAGAAAAGTCCCAGAAACATTCACAGATTTTTTTATAAAGTTTTGAACCTTGATCTATTTGACTACTATTAGGTATCATATTATCAAAATAGTATTCATGTAAGATCATTCCATTGTATTCAAAACCAGATCTCCTTTTTAACTCACTATATTCTGGAGTACCTGACTTTCCTGCTTTTGTTAGTTCTTCTACTTTTTGATTTAAGATGTTTGTATTGTTTACATATCCTTGAAAAAGCTTAAAATGTTCTGCAAGCTGTGCATCTGAAATTCCTTTTAGGCCTTTTAAGTTTGAAAATGTTCTAGCTGTGTAAAGTGTTGTTGTAGTTATTGTTGCCATTTTTTTGTCTCCTTTTTCTAACTAATTAAAAGAATAGCCAATATTTTAATTAATGATATGTATTTTTTAATTTTTTTTAACGTAAAACTTTCCTTAAATACCGTCCTGTGTATGATCCCTCTTTTAAAACTCATTAAGTAGGTATTTGATGTTTTTATAGTAAGGAGAATTTAGCAATGTAGAGATTTGTTCTTTTTTGATCTCGGTTTTTTTAACAAGTAAAATACAAATTTCTTTAAGTTTATCAAGCTTGTTGTTTACTATATCCCAAATAATATTGGGATCAATGCCTTTATAATTATGTGAAAGAAAATTTCGAAGTCCAATTACTGATTTCCATTCAAAATCTGTTATTGATTTTAATTCATCGTCAATTTTTCTTGCTTCTTCTCCAATTACAATTAAAAGGTTAATTGTAGCATTAAATTCTTTTTGTAAATTAGCTTCAAAAAAGTCATTAGCATTCTTAAAGTCATTTTTATAGACTTTGATTTTTTCAATGGCTTCCAGGATAGAAAGAAGATACAAAATATTTTTATTCAATTTTTATATTTTCCTTTCCGATTTCTTCTTTAATAATAGGATTCATTGAGTCAAAATATATTAAATCCACTTCGCTGCCTAACAGGCTTTGCATTTCATCTTTTGCATTTAAAAAATTATCCCAAGTTTTAAAAAGATTATTTTTTACTTTTACAGCTATATCAACATCACTATTTACTCCAGC
This genomic stretch from Candidatus Melainabacteria bacterium harbors:
- a CDS encoding superoxide dismutase, which gives rise to MATITTTTLYTARTFSNLKGLKGISDAQLAEHFKLFQGYVNNTNILNQKVEELTKAGKSGTPEYSELKRRSGFEYNGMILHEYYFDNMIPNSSQIDQGSKLYKKICECFWDFSTFENDFKNVGKMRGIGWAILYQDPLTKKLSNHFVSDHEIGNPAGYKPILAMDVWEHAYIGDYKATERGKYIDAFWQNICWKTVESRLLD
- a CDS encoding nucleotidyltransferase domain-containing protein, which produces MLDKDKIIRLLREIKPKLEKDYGFETIFLFGSYVRNEAGVNSDVDIAVKVKNNLFKTWDNFLNAKDEMQSLLGSEVDLIYFDSMNPIIKEEIGKENIKIE
- a CDS encoding DUF86 domain-containing protein; translation: MNKNILYLLSILEAIEKIKVYKNDFKNANDFFEANLQKEFNATINLLIVIGEEARKIDDELKSITDFEWKSVIGLRNFLSHNYKGIDPNIIWDIVNNKLDKLKEICILLVKKTEIKKEQISTLLNSPYYKNIKYLLNEF
- a CDS encoding type II toxin-antitoxin system HicB family antitoxin, which codes for MIIDYINAALETAKYKILLGEKEKFYAEIPICRGVWANGKTLEECRRNLKSVLEGWIIIRLQRKLPIPKIKNYSLRPLKV